A genomic stretch from Sphingomonas faeni includes:
- a CDS encoding cysteine desulfurase → MSLLTETRPLDRLSDFPAIPEGWAYLDTAATAQKPQVVVDAITRAYGETYATVHRGVYQRSADMTVAYEAARKAVARFIGAGSADEIVFVRGATEAINLVAQCWAGAQLKAGDRIMLSMLEHHSNIVPWQMVAERVGAAIDVLPLTPDHRIDLDAMERMITPAHKLVALGHVSNVLGSVLDAKRATEIAHSVGAKILLDGCQSVPRIAVDVKAIGCDFYVFSGHKLYGPTGIGVLWAKPELLDAMPPYQGGGSMIDKVSFAKTTYAPPPGRFEAGTPHIVGALGLHAAIEYVESIGLDAIHAHETALVTATREALSSINSVRLYGPADSAGIVSFTIEGVHPHDIGTILDEERVAIRAGHHCAQPLMEALGVEATARASFGVYNGPADVEALVRGIERVTRIFG, encoded by the coding sequence ATGAGTTTGCTGACCGAAACGCGCCCTCTGGATCGCCTGTCGGATTTCCCCGCGATCCCCGAGGGCTGGGCGTATCTCGACACCGCCGCCACCGCGCAGAAGCCGCAGGTCGTGGTCGACGCGATCACGCGTGCGTATGGCGAGACTTACGCGACCGTGCACCGCGGCGTGTACCAGCGTTCGGCGGACATGACGGTCGCCTATGAGGCGGCACGTAAGGCTGTGGCGCGGTTTATCGGTGCGGGTTCGGCGGATGAGATCGTGTTCGTGCGCGGGGCTACCGAGGCGATCAATCTGGTCGCGCAATGCTGGGCCGGCGCGCAGTTGAAGGCGGGCGACCGCATCATGCTGTCGATGCTGGAGCATCATTCGAACATCGTGCCTTGGCAGATGGTCGCCGAACGTGTGGGCGCGGCGATCGACGTTCTGCCGCTGACGCCGGACCATCGCATCGACCTCGACGCGATGGAGCGGATGATTACGCCGGCGCACAAGCTGGTCGCGCTCGGGCATGTCTCGAACGTGCTTGGGTCGGTGCTCGACGCCAAGCGCGCGACGGAAATCGCGCATTCGGTCGGGGCGAAGATCCTGCTCGACGGGTGCCAGTCGGTGCCGCGGATTGCGGTCGACGTGAAGGCGATCGGCTGCGATTTCTACGTGTTCTCCGGGCACAAGCTGTACGGTCCGACCGGGATCGGCGTGCTGTGGGCCAAGCCGGAACTGCTTGACGCGATGCCGCCGTATCAGGGCGGCGGATCGATGATCGACAAGGTGTCGTTCGCGAAGACCACCTACGCGCCGCCGCCGGGTCGGTTCGAGGCGGGGACGCCGCATATCGTCGGCGCGCTCGGGCTGCATGCCGCGATCGAGTATGTCGAGAGCATCGGTCTGGACGCGATCCACGCGCATGAGACGGCGCTGGTGACCGCCACGCGTGAAGCGTTGTCGTCGATCAACTCCGTACGCCTGTATGGCCCGGCGGACTCGGCGGGGATCGTGAGCTTCACGATCGAGGGGGTTCATCCGCACGACATCGGCACCATATTGGACGAGGAGCGCGTCGCGATCCGTGCCGGCCATCACTGCGCACAGCCGCTTATGGAGGCGCTGGGGGTCGAAGCGACGGCACGCGCGAGCTTCGGCGTGTATAACGGGCCCGCGGACGTCGAGGCGCTGGTGCGCGGTATCGAGCGAGTAACGAGGATTTTTGGATGA
- a CDS encoding SUF system Fe-S cluster assembly protein has product MSDRFEIEEVDAVASPPKARVVMETDSDAERKRDYLAGFLAQKPQVDLPGEPGGAVYDAIIDALKEIYDPEIPVNIYDLGLIYGVEVTEDGHAVVAMTLTTPNCPVAESMPAEVEMRVGSVPGVGFAEVNLVWDPPWDPQKMSDEAKLELGML; this is encoded by the coding sequence ATGAGCGATCGGTTCGAGATCGAGGAAGTGGATGCCGTCGCATCGCCGCCTAAGGCGCGCGTCGTCATGGAGACGGACTCCGACGCGGAGCGTAAGCGGGATTATCTTGCCGGTTTTCTCGCCCAGAAGCCGCAGGTGGATTTGCCCGGCGAGCCCGGTGGCGCGGTGTATGATGCGATCATCGATGCGCTGAAGGAGATCTACGATCCCGAGATCCCGGTGAACATTTACGACCTAGGGCTGATTTACGGTGTCGAGGTGACCGAGGACGGGCATGCGGTGGTGGCGATGACGCTGACCACGCCGAACTGTCCGGTCGCGGAGTCGATGCCGGCGGAGGTCGAGATGCGCGTTGGGTCGGTGCCTGGGGTCGGGTTTGCGGAGGTGAACCTCGTTTGGGATCCGCCTTGGGATCCGCAGAAGATGTCGGACGAGGCGAAGTTAGAGCTGGGTATGCTCTGA
- a CDS encoding autotransporter outer membrane beta-barrel domain-containing protein → MLTTIATSRLRGARSGSGHARAGLLTSTALLLAAALPSIAAAQDRLPRAESIAYGSSLNPVDVVSEPNIVISAPGTPTSAQDVAGGVNGVGQMTVSSGGGSIGLCTGTLINPRTVIFAAHCVNENSAGTGAQNPWEYGAQGGGIPIAFGFAQNNRPALLDWFLPTTATGAVNTQQYKTNTANFLYNVNQVVYNADSLKLGLAQNFIQADVAIATLDTPAANVPTWALLLSALPAPAAISETTGTGYHVTLTGYGRNGQGGTLTGDTNGIDYRRRIAENTIGILGSFDDRDAFLFGSTDGLPQNLYQLDFDDPRRGTGAASPYDFNLFKDNALPNEGTTAGGDSGGPLILDRTFAKQVVIGVLSGGNRFYGAQPFSAYGTASFYQPLYLFSDYIAANNPYRYAQAKAGDGLWTDASHWTTALDPNYQIIVDGQLVNGMPTTTGAGIAGDGNKFGQVCFQSECVDVKTGVQSINGVPVTTTVDTPAAAAVVTKVAAPGAVGEGLILETVAHSGKASTAMLAGAEAVAQAGTIAAVGDASALAVLSPSLANGLPGATNFVPNNIDPDRTTQRSARYYDVTLSAAGTTTLGLAVTVDKFTVAGSMAKLAVTSAGSLTSLMTINQVTGTVQNDGVISTPGDYFMLAGLLTGSGRINTPFFTSVAGMIAPGTTGTIGTMTIGGNGVLASGTNLLIDLGPNGTSDKLAFAATTFNAAGVATNGIANLGGRVGFAPVAGQTIRYNDLYTIVTAQGGITGSFAAATPLSAILTPSYVYSANAVQVRILAGQYRNVVAGTPVQSAYAGLLDQNRSNYAALSNVYGSLDLQDAATIRSTLEGLAPRAETLKSSLGIASIDTMSRFYRDRIAQIDTRGTLGGTLALIGKPVQVASLMASDLPGGQDMMSDSSGTVLQPGRLPDDMSGFIAGGYIDGKSRSMPGTNPFGGRDKFDGYFAAAGLEKQAGEGGVFGFSFSYTNTDGTTAGIAQRATGELFQGTLYGKLETASGIILDTQFSAGAFVAKTDRNIGFVGTSYRLRGTDNALTVVSEVGLGKAFDLSMLKVGPRVSMRASHIGFGKSIENGGGPALFVDRNSFDSLQGRAGLTLSGGASIRPYAAANYVHDFQSTPGVFGANFVGGIGPNALFALAGQDKNWGEISAGLTLVGDSVDISVGADTTVERKDVSNQAYKGSITIRF, encoded by the coding sequence ATGTTGACGACTATCGCCACCTCGCGCTTGCGCGGCGCACGTTCCGGTTCGGGTCACGCACGCGCAGGCCTGCTGACTTCGACGGCATTGCTTCTCGCAGCGGCGCTGCCATCCATCGCCGCCGCGCAGGACCGCCTGCCTCGCGCCGAATCGATCGCGTATGGGAGTTCGCTGAACCCAGTCGATGTCGTCTCCGAACCGAACATCGTGATCTCGGCGCCGGGAACGCCGACCAGCGCGCAAGACGTAGCAGGCGGAGTCAACGGCGTCGGCCAGATGACGGTCTCGTCGGGTGGCGGCAGCATCGGCCTGTGCACGGGAACGCTGATCAATCCGCGTACGGTGATCTTCGCCGCGCATTGCGTCAACGAGAACAGCGCCGGCACCGGTGCGCAGAACCCATGGGAATACGGCGCACAGGGCGGCGGTATTCCGATCGCATTCGGGTTCGCACAGAATAATCGTCCGGCGCTGCTCGACTGGTTCCTGCCGACCACTGCGACGGGGGCGGTCAACACGCAGCAGTACAAGACCAACACCGCCAACTTCCTCTATAACGTCAACCAGGTCGTCTATAACGCCGACTCGCTGAAGCTCGGATTGGCGCAGAACTTCATCCAGGCCGACGTCGCGATCGCGACGCTGGATACGCCCGCCGCGAACGTGCCGACCTGGGCACTGCTGCTCTCCGCATTGCCGGCTCCGGCTGCGATCAGCGAGACGACCGGCACCGGCTATCACGTGACGCTCACCGGCTATGGCCGCAACGGGCAGGGCGGGACGCTGACCGGCGACACCAACGGCATCGATTACCGCCGCCGCATCGCCGAGAACACGATCGGCATTCTCGGCTCGTTCGATGACCGTGACGCCTTCCTGTTCGGATCGACCGACGGCCTTCCGCAGAACCTGTACCAGCTCGATTTCGACGATCCCCGTCGCGGCACCGGAGCGGCTAGCCCGTACGACTTCAACCTGTTCAAGGACAACGCGCTCCCGAACGAAGGTACGACCGCAGGCGGCGATTCGGGTGGTCCGCTGATCCTCGATCGCACCTTTGCCAAGCAGGTGGTGATCGGCGTCCTCTCGGGCGGCAACCGCTTCTATGGCGCACAGCCGTTCAGTGCCTATGGCACGGCGAGCTTCTACCAGCCGCTGTACCTGTTCTCCGACTATATCGCCGCGAACAATCCGTATCGTTACGCGCAGGCCAAGGCCGGCGACGGGCTGTGGACCGATGCGTCGCACTGGACCACCGCGCTCGACCCGAACTACCAGATCATCGTCGACGGCCAGCTGGTGAACGGCATGCCCACGACGACCGGCGCCGGCATCGCCGGGGACGGCAACAAGTTCGGGCAGGTCTGCTTCCAAAGCGAGTGCGTCGACGTCAAGACGGGCGTCCAGTCGATCAACGGCGTTCCGGTAACGACGACCGTCGATACCCCGGCCGCGGCCGCCGTCGTCACCAAGGTCGCCGCGCCGGGTGCGGTTGGCGAGGGCCTGATCCTCGAAACCGTCGCGCATTCGGGCAAGGCCAGCACGGCTATGTTGGCAGGCGCAGAGGCCGTCGCCCAGGCGGGGACGATCGCGGCTGTCGGCGATGCCTCGGCGTTGGCGGTGCTGTCGCCGTCGCTCGCCAACGGCCTGCCGGGTGCGACCAACTTCGTGCCGAACAACATCGATCCTGACCGCACGACGCAGCGTAGCGCACGCTATTACGACGTCACGCTGTCGGCGGCGGGCACGACCACGCTCGGCTTGGCGGTGACGGTCGACAAGTTCACCGTCGCGGGCAGCATGGCGAAGCTCGCGGTGACGTCGGCGGGGTCGCTCACCAGCCTGATGACCATCAACCAGGTCACGGGCACCGTCCAGAACGACGGCGTCATCTCGACACCGGGCGATTACTTCATGCTGGCCGGGCTGCTGACCGGATCGGGCCGGATCAACACGCCGTTCTTCACCAGCGTCGCGGGGATGATCGCGCCCGGCACGACGGGAACGATCGGCACGATGACGATCGGCGGCAACGGCGTGCTCGCCTCGGGCACCAACCTGCTGATCGACCTCGGGCCGAACGGCACGTCCGACAAGCTCGCCTTTGCCGCGACGACGTTCAACGCGGCAGGCGTGGCGACCAACGGCATCGCCAACCTTGGCGGTCGGGTAGGCTTCGCGCCGGTCGCAGGCCAGACGATCCGGTACAACGACCTCTATACGATCGTCACCGCGCAGGGTGGGATCACCGGTTCGTTCGCCGCCGCGACGCCGCTCAGCGCCATCCTGACGCCGAGCTATGTCTACAGCGCCAACGCGGTGCAGGTGCGTATCCTCGCCGGGCAATATCGCAACGTCGTTGCGGGAACGCCGGTGCAGTCCGCCTATGCCGGCCTGCTCGACCAGAACCGCTCGAACTATGCGGCGTTGAGCAACGTGTACGGCTCGCTCGACCTGCAGGATGCGGCAACGATCCGCTCGACGCTGGAGGGCCTCGCCCCGCGCGCCGAAACGCTCAAGTCGAGCCTCGGCATCGCGTCGATCGACACGATGTCGCGCTTCTACCGCGATCGCATCGCGCAGATCGATACGCGTGGCACGCTCGGCGGCACGCTCGCGCTGATCGGCAAGCCGGTCCAGGTCGCCTCGCTGATGGCGAGCGACTTGCCGGGCGGGCAGGATATGATGAGCGACTCGAGCGGCACCGTGTTGCAGCCGGGCCGTCTGCCCGACGACATGAGCGGCTTCATCGCGGGCGGGTATATCGACGGCAAGAGCCGGTCGATGCCGGGGACGAACCCGTTTGGTGGGCGTGACAAGTTCGATGGTTATTTCGCGGCTGCCGGCCTGGAGAAGCAGGCGGGCGAGGGTGGCGTGTTCGGCTTCTCGTTCTCGTACACCAACACCGACGGCACCACCGCCGGGATCGCACAGCGCGCCACGGGCGAACTGTTCCAGGGCACGCTGTACGGCAAGCTGGAGACCGCATCGGGGATCATCCTCGATACGCAGTTCAGCGCGGGTGCGTTCGTCGCGAAGACCGATCGCAATATCGGCTTCGTCGGCACCAGCTATCGCCTGCGCGGCACCGACAATGCGTTGACCGTCGTCAGCGAGGTCGGGCTCGGCAAGGCGTTCGACCTGTCGATGCTCAAGGTCGGCCCGCGCGTGTCGATGCGCGCCAGCCATATCGGCTTCGGCAAGTCGATCGAGAATGGCGGCGGACCGGCCCTGTTCGTCGATCGCAACAGCTTCGACAGCCTGCAGGGTCGCGCCGGACTCACGCTCAGCGGCGGCGCGTCGATCCGGCCGTATGCCGCGGCGAACTACGTCCACGACTTCCAGTCGACGCCGGGCGTGTTCGGCGCGAACTTCGTCGGCGGGATCGGCCCGAATGCGCTGTTCGCGCTGGCCGGGCAGGACAAGAACTGGGGCGAGATCAGCGCCGGGCTGACTCTGGTCGGCGACAGCGTGGACATCTCGGTGGGTGCGGACACCACGGTGGAGCGCAAGGACGTCTCGAACCAGGCGTATAAGGGCTCGATAACGATCCGCTTCTGA
- the acnA gene encoding aconitate hydratase AcnA produces MTAIGQDTLKTRTSLSTGGKSYDYYSLAKASEQLGDISRLPFSMKVLLENLLRFEDGVTVTREDIQAIVDWQKERRSDREIQYRPARVLMQDFTGVPCVVDLAAMRDAMTKLGGNPEKINPQVPVHLVIDHSVMVDEFGTPQAFHDNVDLEYERNIERYEFLKWGSKALDNFQVVPPGTGICHQVNLEYIGQAVWSSASSGDHGDGTMIAYPDTLVGTDSHTTMINGLGVLGWGVGGIEAEAAMLGQPVSMLIPEVVGFKLTGALNEGITATDLVLTVTQMLRAKGVVGRFVEFFGPGLSSMTLADRATIANMAPEYGATCGFFPIDDKTLDYMRLTARSDENVELVEAYAKANGFWRDENAEDPVFTDTLELDMGTVVASLAGPKRPQDRVSLNKVDEVFNSDLHKLYHKEQPARVAVEGREHDIGDGDVVIAAITSCTNTSNPSVLVAAGLVARKANALGLKSKPWVKTSLAPGSQVVTDYLDKAGLTADLNALGFNLVGYGCTTCIGNSGPLAPAISAAINENDLVAASVLSGNRNFEGRVSPDVRANFLASPPLVVAYAIKGTVTTDMIETPLGQGSDGQDVYLRDIWPTNEEVRTTMDANIDAGMFGARYGDVYAGDAKWREIDVTGSDTYAWRAGSTYVANPPYFEGLSMTPSPVQDIIDAKPLAILGDSITTDHISPAGSIKADSPAGRFLQEHQVSKADFNSYGARRGNHDVMMRGTFANIRIKNEMVPGVEGGMSKYDGEVMAIYDAAMRFKQDGTPLVIVAGKEYGTGSSRDWAAKGTNLLGVRAVITESFERIHRSNLVGMGVLPLQFAEGTDRKTLGLDGSETFTILDVASIRPRQDVTVKMTRADGTSETFQTKCRIDTVNELEYFLNGGILHYVLRKLAA; encoded by the coding sequence ATGACTGCCATTGGCCAGGATACCCTCAAGACCCGCACCAGCCTGTCGACCGGCGGCAAGTCGTACGACTATTACAGCCTCGCCAAGGCGTCGGAACAGCTCGGCGACATCAGCCGCCTGCCCTTCTCGATGAAGGTCCTTCTGGAGAACCTGCTCCGCTTCGAGGACGGCGTGACGGTCACGCGCGAGGACATCCAGGCGATCGTCGACTGGCAGAAGGAACGCCGCAGCGACCGCGAGATCCAGTATCGCCCTGCGCGCGTGCTGATGCAGGACTTCACCGGCGTGCCCTGCGTGGTCGATCTCGCCGCGATGCGCGACGCGATGACCAAGCTCGGCGGCAATCCCGAGAAGATCAACCCGCAGGTTCCCGTCCACCTCGTCATCGATCACTCGGTGATGGTCGACGAGTTCGGCACCCCGCAGGCTTTCCATGACAACGTCGACCTCGAATATGAGCGCAACATCGAGCGCTACGAGTTCCTCAAGTGGGGCAGCAAGGCGCTCGACAATTTCCAGGTCGTCCCCCCCGGCACCGGCATCTGCCACCAGGTGAACCTCGAATATATCGGCCAGGCCGTCTGGTCGTCGGCTAGCTCGGGCGACCACGGCGACGGCACGATGATCGCGTATCCGGACACGCTGGTCGGTACCGACAGCCACACGACGATGATCAACGGTCTCGGCGTGCTCGGCTGGGGCGTCGGCGGGATCGAGGCCGAGGCCGCGATGCTCGGCCAGCCCGTGTCGATGCTGATCCCCGAGGTCGTCGGCTTCAAGCTGACCGGCGCGCTGAACGAGGGCATCACCGCCACCGATCTCGTGCTGACCGTCACGCAGATGCTGCGCGCCAAGGGCGTGGTCGGCCGCTTCGTCGAGTTCTTCGGCCCAGGCCTGTCGTCGATGACGCTCGCCGATCGCGCGACGATCGCCAACATGGCGCCCGAATACGGCGCGACCTGCGGCTTCTTCCCGATCGACGACAAGACGCTCGATTACATGCGCCTCACGGCACGCTCGGACGAGAATGTCGAGCTGGTTGAAGCATACGCAAAGGCCAACGGCTTCTGGCGCGACGAGAACGCCGAGGACCCCGTCTTCACCGACACGCTCGAACTCGACATGGGTACCGTCGTCGCATCGCTCGCCGGCCCGAAGCGCCCGCAGGACCGCGTCAGCCTCAACAAGGTCGACGAGGTGTTCAACAGCGACCTCCACAAGCTGTACCACAAGGAGCAGCCCGCGCGCGTTGCCGTGGAAGGCCGCGAGCATGACATCGGCGACGGCGACGTCGTAATTGCCGCGATCACCAGCTGCACCAACACCTCGAACCCGTCGGTGCTGGTCGCCGCCGGTCTCGTCGCCCGCAAGGCGAATGCACTCGGCCTGAAGTCGAAGCCTTGGGTCAAGACGTCGCTGGCCCCAGGTTCGCAGGTCGTCACCGACTATCTCGACAAGGCCGGTCTCACCGCCGACCTGAACGCGCTCGGCTTCAACCTCGTCGGTTATGGCTGCACGACCTGCATCGGCAACTCGGGGCCGCTCGCGCCGGCGATCTCGGCCGCGATCAACGAGAACGATCTCGTCGCCGCGTCGGTGCTGTCGGGCAACCGCAACTTCGAAGGCCGCGTGTCGCCCGACGTCCGCGCCAACTTCCTCGCCTCGCCGCCGCTGGTGGTCGCCTATGCGATCAAGGGCACCGTCACGACCGACATGATCGAGACGCCGCTGGGCCAGGGGTCGGATGGCCAGGACGTGTATCTGCGCGACATCTGGCCGACCAACGAGGAAGTCCGCACGACGATGGACGCCAACATCGACGCCGGCATGTTCGGTGCGCGCTACGGCGACGTCTATGCGGGCGACGCCAAGTGGCGCGAGATCGACGTCACCGGCTCGGACACCTACGCATGGCGCGCAGGGTCGACCTATGTCGCCAACCCGCCCTATTTCGAGGGTCTCAGCATGACGCCGTCGCCGGTGCAGGACATCATCGACGCCAAGCCGCTCGCGATCCTCGGCGATTCGATCACCACCGATCACATCTCGCCGGCCGGTTCGATCAAGGCGGACAGCCCGGCCGGGCGCTTCCTGCAGGAGCATCAGGTCAGCAAGGCCGACTTCAACAGCTATGGCGCACGCCGCGGCAACCATGACGTGATGATGCGCGGCACCTTCGCCAACATCCGCATCAAGAACGAGATGGTCCCCGGCGTCGAAGGCGGCATGTCGAAGTACGACGGCGAAGTCATGGCGATCTACGACGCAGCGATGCGCTTCAAGCAGGACGGCACGCCGCTCGTCATCGTCGCCGGCAAGGAATACGGCACCGGCTCGTCGCGCGACTGGGCGGCGAAGGGCACCAACCTGCTCGGCGTCCGCGCCGTCATCACCGAGAGCTTCGAGCGCATCCACCGCTCGAACCTGGTCGGCATGGGCGTACTGCCGTTGCAGTTCGCCGAAGGCACCGATCGTAAGACGCTCGGCCTCGACGGTTCGGAAACGTTCACGATCCTCGACGTCGCGAGCATCCGCCCGCGTCAGGACGTGACCGTGAAGATGACCCGCGCCGACGGCACCAGCGAAACGTTCCAGACCAAGTGCCGGATCGATACCGTCAACGAGCTGGAATATTTCCTCAACGGCGGCATCCTCCACTACGTCCTGCGCAAGCTGGCCGCGTAA
- a CDS encoding amino acid permease, whose protein sequence is MASLFRRKIVIEQPPEHQLARTLSWPHLVAMGVGGIVGTGILTLIGVGAGLAGPAVILSFIIAGGICACAALAYAEMATMIPASGSAYTYSYVVLGELIAWVIGWSLILEYSLVVSTVAVGWSGYAAPLLRGAFGFPEALTLSPELGGILNVPAIFIIAVVAGVLSFGTRESATLNAVLVGVKMIALTVFVFIALKYFNAANLHPFMPYGFPKAVAPDGAERGVMAAAAIIFFAFYGFDAISTAAEETKNPGRDLAIGIVGSMVVCIAIYILVAVAAVGALSYTRFAGSAEPLALILREIGRPGFATFLGASAVIALPTVLLAFLFGQSRIFFTMARDGLLPLSLAKVSKRGAPVRITWITAAIVAVIAGLLPLAEIAALANAGTLAAFVAVCACMLVMRRRAPDAIRTFRAPAATLVGTIGILGCLYLFFSLPSKTQLYFGLWNLLGLVIYFVYARPRALAE, encoded by the coding sequence GTGGCCAGTCTGTTTCGCCGAAAAATCGTCATCGAGCAGCCGCCCGAGCATCAGCTCGCGCGGACCCTGTCGTGGCCGCATCTGGTCGCGATGGGCGTCGGCGGGATCGTCGGTACCGGCATCCTGACGCTGATCGGCGTGGGTGCGGGGCTCGCCGGGCCCGCCGTGATCCTGTCGTTCATCATCGCCGGCGGGATCTGTGCCTGCGCGGCGCTTGCCTATGCCGAGATGGCGACGATGATCCCCGCCTCAGGCAGTGCGTACACCTATAGCTATGTTGTGCTGGGTGAGCTGATCGCGTGGGTGATCGGCTGGTCGCTGATCCTCGAATATTCGTTGGTGGTGTCGACCGTTGCGGTCGGCTGGTCGGGGTACGCGGCGCCATTGCTGCGCGGTGCGTTCGGCTTTCCCGAGGCGCTGACGCTTAGCCCCGAGCTTGGCGGTATCCTCAACGTGCCGGCGATCTTCATCATCGCGGTCGTGGCTGGCGTGCTGTCCTTCGGCACGCGCGAGAGTGCGACGCTGAACGCGGTGCTGGTCGGCGTGAAGATGATCGCGCTGACCGTGTTCGTGTTCATCGCGCTTAAGTATTTCAACGCTGCCAACCTGCATCCGTTCATGCCCTACGGCTTCCCCAAGGCGGTCGCGCCCGACGGTGCCGAGCGCGGGGTGATGGCGGCGGCGGCAATCATCTTCTTCGCGTTCTATGGCTTCGATGCGATCTCGACCGCGGCGGAGGAAACGAAGAACCCGGGACGCGATCTGGCGATCGGTATCGTCGGGTCGATGGTCGTCTGCATCGCCATCTACATCCTCGTAGCGGTCGCTGCGGTCGGCGCGTTGTCCTACACCCGGTTTGCGGGGAGCGCAGAGCCGCTCGCGCTGATCCTGCGTGAGATCGGCCGGCCGGGGTTCGCAACGTTTCTTGGCGCGTCGGCGGTGATAGCGTTGCCGACGGTGCTGCTCGCGTTCCTGTTCGGGCAGAGCCGCATCTTTTTCACGATGGCGCGCGACGGGTTGCTCCCGTTGAGCCTCGCCAAGGTCTCGAAGCGGGGCGCGCCCGTCCGCATCACGTGGATTACGGCGGCGATTGTTGCGGTGATCGCAGGCCTGTTGCCGCTCGCCGAGATCGCTGCATTGGCCAACGCTGGCACGCTTGCGGCGTTCGTCGCGGTCTGTGCGTGCATGCTGGTGATGCGCCGTCGTGCGCCCGACGCGATCCGGACGTTCCGCGCTCCGGCTGCGACGTTGGTAGGTACGATCGGTATTCTTGGGTGCCTGTATCTGTTCTTCAGCCTGCCTTCGAAGACTCAGCTGTATTTCGGGTTGTGGAACTTGCTCGGGCTGGTGATCTACTTCGTTTACGCGCGGCCGAGGGCGCTTGCCGAGTGA
- a CDS encoding HesB/IscA family protein: MAMTLRARPAALNLTATAHARIADLMARAPADAIGVKLSTPKRGCSGLAYSVDYVTEAKPFDERIDTPGGTLFVDGGSILYLIGSTMDWVEDDFTAGFVFQNPNAKGACGCGESFTV, encoded by the coding sequence ATGGCGATGACATTGCGAGCACGGCCGGCGGCGCTGAACCTCACGGCGACGGCGCATGCGCGGATCGCGGATTTGATGGCGCGCGCGCCGGCTGACGCTATCGGCGTGAAGCTGTCGACCCCCAAGCGGGGGTGTTCGGGGCTGGCTTACTCTGTGGATTATGTCACCGAGGCCAAGCCGTTCGATGAGCGGATCGATACGCCGGGGGGGACCTTGTTCGTTGATGGCGGGTCGATCCTGTATCTGATCGGGTCGACGATGGATTGGGTCGAGGACGACTTTACCGCTGGGTTCGTGTTTCAGAATCCAAACGCCAAGGGTGCGTGCGGGTGTGGTGAGAGCTTTACCGTTTAA
- a CDS encoding S-methyl-5'-thioadenosine phosphorylase, with product MTGWTIGIIGGSGLYAVGGIEDGRWQTVETPWGEPSDAIYTGRVGHVGVAFLPRHGRGHRISPSDLNARANIDALKRLGVTDVLAVSSVGSLVEQRPPGSFTVVDQFIDRTKGRPSSFFGTGLVAHVSMADPVCPRLSRYAVDAAREAGAQVDDRGTYLAMEGPQFSTRAESRLYRQWGCDVIGMTAMPEAKLAREAELPYALVGMVTDYDCWREDEAGVDVAQVVAQLGANAAKARAMVMALLCALPAEREASPIDTCLDSAIITAREARDPALVAKLDAVAGRTFSRR from the coding sequence GTGACCGGCTGGACCATCGGCATCATCGGCGGTTCGGGACTGTACGCGGTCGGCGGGATCGAGGATGGGCGCTGGCAAACCGTCGAGACGCCGTGGGGCGAACCGTCGGATGCGATCTATACCGGGCGGGTTGGGCACGTTGGGGTGGCGTTCCTGCCGCGACATGGGCGGGGTCACCGGATTTCCCCCTCCGACCTCAACGCGCGCGCGAACATCGACGCGTTGAAGCGGCTTGGCGTGACCGACGTGCTGGCGGTGTCGTCGGTCGGGTCGCTGGTCGAGCAGCGGCCGCCGGGGAGTTTCACTGTCGTCGACCAATTCATCGATCGGACCAAGGGGCGGCCCTCGAGCTTTTTCGGCACCGGCTTGGTTGCGCATGTGTCTATGGCGGACCCGGTTTGCCCGCGACTCTCGCGCTATGCGGTCGACGCTGCGCGGGAGGCGGGGGCGCAGGTGGATGATCGTGGGACCTATCTGGCGATGGAAGGCCCGCAGTTCTCGACGCGCGCGGAAAGCCGCCTCTACCGGCAATGGGGTTGCGACGTGATCGGGATGACGGCGATGCCCGAGGCCAAGCTTGCGCGCGAGGCGGAGCTTCCGTACGCGCTGGTCGGCATGGTGACGGATTATGATTGCTGGCGTGAGGACGAGGCCGGTGTCGACGTCGCGCAGGTCGTGGCGCAGCTTGGTGCGAATGCTGCGAAGGCTCGGGCGATGGTGATGGCGTTGCTGTGCGCGTTGCCGGCGGAGCGGGAGGCTTCGCCGATCGATACGTGCCTGGATAGTGCGATCATTACGGCGCGGGAGGCTCGCGATCCGGCGTTGGTGGCGAAGCTGGATGCGGTGGCGGGGCGGACGTTTTCTAGACGCTAA